From the Lathyrus oleraceus cultivar Zhongwan6 chromosome 4, CAAS_Psat_ZW6_1.0, whole genome shotgun sequence genome, one window contains:
- the LOC127076197 gene encoding pectinesterase, with product MNKIKQFLARISNSGNNNNNKKKLILTLFTTVLIITAIVAIIATATTTKNSNKTNKITSSSLSLSHHSHTIIKSACTTTLYPELCFSAISSEPNITHKITNHKDVISVSLNITKRAVEHNFFTVENLLTLKNLTGREKIALHDCLETIDETLDELKEAEEDLVLYPAKKTVYQHADDLKTLISAAITNQVTCLDGFSHDGADKRVRKVLEEGQVHVEHMCSNALAMTKNMTDSDIAEFEQKNMLKSERNGRKLLEEENGVKWPEWISAGDRRLLQGGAVKADVVVAADGSGNFKTVSEAVAAAPLKSSKRFVIKIKSGVYKENVEVPKKKINIMFLGDGKTSTIISGDRNVVDGSTTFHSATVAIVGANFLARDITFQNTAGPAKHQAVALRVGADLSAFYNCDVIAYQDTLYVHNNRQFFVNCFISGTVDFIFGNAAVVFQNCDIHARRPNSGQKNMVTAQGRVDPNQNTGIVIQKCRIGATKDLEGVKSSFPTYLGRPWKEYSRTVIMQSVISDVIEPVGWHEWNGNFALDTLVYREYLNTGPGSGTSKRVTWKGFKVISNVAEAQSFTAGNFIGGSSWLGSTGFPFSLGL from the exons ATGAACAAAATAAAACAATTCCTAGCCAGAATCTCAAACTCcggcaacaacaacaacaacaaaaaaaaactcatcctCACCCTTTTCACAACGGTTCTCATTATAACCGCCATTGTAGCCATTATCGCAACCGCAACCACAACCAAAAACTCAAACAAAACCAACAAAATCACTTCATCatctctctcactctctcaccATTCTCACACCATTATCAAATCAGCTTGCACCACCACACTCTACCCCGAACTTTGTTTCTCCGCCATCTCCTCTGAACCAAACATAACTCACAAAATCACCAACCACAAAGACGTTATCTCAGTCTCTCTCAACATCACAAAAAGAGCAGTCGAACACAACTTCTTCACCGTGGAAAATCTTCTCACGTTAAAAAACCTCACCGGGAGAGAGAAAATCGCTCTTCATGATTGCTTAGAAACCATTGATGAAACGCTAGATGAACTCAAAGAAGCTGAGGAAGATCTTGTGTTATATCCAGCTAAAAAGACAGTTTATCAACATGCTGACGATCTCAAAACGCTGATAAGCGCCGCCATTACTAACCAGGTAACTTGCTTGGACGGTTTCTCGCACGACGGTGCTGATAAGAGAGTGAGAAAGGTTCTAGAAGAAGGACAAGTCCACGTGGAGCATATGTGTAGTAATGCATTAGCCATGACGAAGAACATGACGGATTCAGACATAGCAGAATTTGAACAGAAAAACATGTTGAAAAGTGAAAGAAACGGTAGGAAATTATTGGAGGAGGAGAATGGAGTGAAGTGGCCGGAGTGGATATCGGCGGGGGATAGGAGGCTGCTGCAAGGGGGAGCAGTGAAGGCGGATGTGGTGGTCGCGGCGGATGGGAGTGGGAACTTTAAGACGGTGTCGGAGGCGGTGGCGGCTGCTCCTTTGAAGAGTAGTAAGAGATTTGTAATTAAGATAAAAAGTGGGGTGTATAAAGAAAACGTGGAGGTGCCAAAGAAGAAGATAAATATAATGTTTTTGGGAGATGGTAAAACTAGCACTATTATTAGTGGTGATAGAAATGTTGTTGATGGAAGCACTACTTTTCACTCTGCTACTGTCG CCATAGTAGGAGCAAATTTTCTAGCAAGAGACATAACATTCCAAAACACAGCTGGTCCAGCAAAGCACCAAGCAGTGGCCCTAAGAGTTGGTGCAGACCTCTCAGCCTTCTACAACTGCGACGTCATAGCCTACCAAGACACACTCTATGTCCACAACAACAGACAATTCTTCGTCAACTGTTTCATTTCCGGAACCGTCGATTTCATCTTCGGCAACGCAGCGGTCGTCTTCCAAAACTGCGACATTCATGCAAGACGTCCAAACTCAGGACAGAAGAACATGGTCACTGCACAAGGAAGGGTTGATCCCAACCAAAACACTGGAATTGTGATACAGAAATGTAGGATAGGTGCAACTAAAGATTTGGAGGGTGTGAAGAGTAGTTTTCCTACTTATCTTGGAAGGCCTTGGAAGGAGTATTCTAGAACAGTGATTATGCAAAGTGTTATTAGTGATGTTATTGAACCTGTTGGATGGCATGAATGGAATGGAAATTTTGCTTTGGATACTTTGGTTTATAGGGAATATTTGAATACTGGTCCTGGTTCTGGGACTTCTAAGAGGGTGACATGGAAAGGGTTTAAGGTTATTAGTAATGTTGCTGAGGCACAAAGTTTTACTGCTGGGAATTTTATTGGTGGGTCTAGTTGGTTGGGCTCTACTGGGTTTCCTTTTTCTCTTGGGCTTTAA
- the LOC127076198 gene encoding pectinesterase, with protein MNKIKQLLARISNSGNNNNNKKLILTLFTTVLIITAIVAIIATTTTTKNSNKTNKITSSSLSLSHHSHTIIKSACTTTLYPELCFSAISSEPNITHKITNHKDVISVSLNITKRAVEHNFFTVENLLTLKNLTGREKIALHDCLETIDETLDELKEAEEDLVLYPAKKTVYQHADDLKTLISAAITNQVTCLDGFSHDGADKRVRKVLEEGQVHVEHMCSNALAMTKNMTDSDIAEFEQKNMLKSERNGRKLLEEENGVKWPEWISAGDRRLLQGGAVKADVVVAADGSGNFKTVSEAVAAAPLKSSKRFVIKIKSGVYKENVEVPKKKINIMFLGDGKTSTIISSDRNVVDGSTTFHSATVAIVGANFLARDITFQNTAGPAKHQAVALRVGADLSAFYNCDVIAYQDTLYVHNNRQFFVNCFISGTVDFIFGNAAVVFQNCDIHARRPNSGQKNMVTAQGRVDPNQNTGIVIQKCRIGATKDLEGVKSSFPTYLGRPWKEYSRTVIMQSVISDVIEPVGWHEWNGNFALDTLVYREYLNTGPGSGTSKRVTWKGFKVISNVAEAQSFTAGNFIGGSSWLGSTGFPFSLGL; from the exons ATGAACAAAATAAAACAACTCCTCGCCAGAATCTCAAACTCcggcaacaacaacaacaacaaaaaactcaTCCTCACCCTTTTCACAACGGTTCTCATTATAACCGCCATTGTAGCCATTATCGCAACCACAACCACAACCAAAAACTCAAACAAAACCAACAAAATCACTTCATCatctctctcactctctcaccATTCTCACACCATTATCAAATCAGCTTGCACCACCACACTCTACCCCGAACTCTGTTTCTCCGCCATCTCCTCTGAACCAAACATAACTCACAAAATCACCAACCACAAAGACGTTATCTCAGTCTCTCTCAACATCACAAAAAGAGCAGTAGAACATAACTTCTTCACCGTGGAAAATCTTCTCACGTTAAAAAACCTCACCGGGAGAGAGAAAATCGCTCTTCATGATTGTTTAGAAACCATTGATGAAACGCTAGATGAACTCAAAGAAGCTGAGGAAGATCTTGTGTTATATCCAGCTAAAAAGACAGTTTATCAACATGCGGACGATCTCAAAACGCTGATAAGCGCCGCCATTACTAACCAGGTAACTTGCTTGGACGGTTTCTCGCACGACGGTGCTGATAAGAGAGTGAGAAAGGTTCTAGAAGAAGGACAAGTCCACGTGGAGCATATGTGTAGTAATGCATTAGCCATGACGAAGAACATGACGGATTCAGACATAGCAGAATTTGAACAGAAAAACATGTTGAAAAGTGAAAGAAACGGTAGGAAATTATTGGAGGAGGAGAATGGAGTGAAGTGGCCGGAGTGGATATCGGCGGGGGATAGGAGGCTGCTGCAAGGGGGAGCAGTGAAGGCGGATGTGGTGGTCGCGGCGGATGGGAGTGGGAACTTTAAGACGGTGTCGGAGGCGGTGGCGGCTGCTCCTTTGAAGAGTAGTAAGAGATTTGTAATTAAGATAAAAAGTGGGGTGTATAAAGAAAACGTGGAGGTGCCAAAGAAGAAGATAAATATAATGTTTTTGGGAGATGGTAAAACTAGCACTATTATTAGTAGTGATAGAAATGTTGTGGATGGAAGCACTACTTTTCACTCTGCTACTGTCG CCATAGTAGGAGCAAATTTTCTAGCAAGAGACATAACATTCCAAAACACAGCTGGTCCAGCAAAGCACCAAGCAGTGGCCCTAAGAGTTGGTGCAGACCTCTCAGCCTTCTACAACTGCGACGTCATAGCCTACCAAGACACACTCTATGTCCACAACAACAGACAATTCTTCGTCAACTGTTTCATTTCCGGAACCGTCGATTTCATCTTCGGCAACGCAGCGGTCGTCTTCCAAAACTGCGACATTCATGCAAGACGTCCAAACTCAGGACAGAAGAACATGGTCACTGCACAAGGAAGGGTTGATCCCAACCAAAACACTGGAATTGTGATACAGAAATGTAGGATAGGTGCAACTAAAGATTTGGAGGGTGTGAAGAGTAGTTTTCCTACTTATCTTGGAAGGCCTTGGAAGGAGTATTCTAGAACAGTGATTATGCAAAGTGTTATTAGTGATGTTATTGAACCTGTTGGATGGCATGAATGGAATGGAAATTTTGCTTTGGATACTTTGGTTTATAGGGAATATTTGAATACTGGTCCTGGTTCTGGGACTTCTAAGAGGGTGACATGGAAAGGGTTTAAGGTTATTAGTAATGTTGCTGAGGCACAAAGTTTTACTGCTGGGAATTTTATTGGTGGGTCTAGTTGGTTGGGCTCTACTGGGTTTCCTTTTTCTCTTGGGCTTTAA